One window from the genome of Pseudalkalibacillus hwajinpoensis encodes:
- a CDS encoding LacI family DNA-binding transcriptional regulator: MANMTDVAKLANVSTATVSRVIQNPDAVKEKTRMKVLQAIEELNYQPNVLARYFRRTETKTILVMVPSIENNVFPQMIAGIDLIAHQSGYKVLLGNTYQDPDKAYSYLEELKQKQVDGVILLTTRLDNNVITDIADKYPVVLTSDFIAGLNVPTVAIDNISSARNAVEHLLQLGHQRVGMITGPLDIPLSRDRLKGYRQALLEHGIGVDGVLIQEGDHKYDSGYHQMNKFLALENPPTAIFAANDSMAMGAVKAIKTHGLRVPEDIGVVGFDNIQFSDIFEPSLTTVAQPFMEMGQRSMELLLKQINGETLTKKQHVLDTKLIIRESCGYKKQV, translated from the coding sequence ATGGCGAATATGACAGATGTAGCAAAGCTTGCGAATGTATCAACAGCTACTGTGTCCAGGGTGATTCAAAATCCTGATGCTGTAAAAGAAAAGACGCGAATGAAGGTGCTTCAGGCAATTGAAGAATTAAACTATCAGCCAAATGTTCTAGCTCGTTATTTTAGAAGAACTGAAACGAAGACGATCCTCGTGATGGTTCCTTCTATTGAGAATAATGTTTTTCCGCAAATGATTGCCGGAATTGACTTGATCGCCCATCAATCGGGTTACAAAGTGCTTCTTGGAAATACCTATCAAGATCCGGATAAAGCATACAGCTATCTTGAAGAGTTGAAGCAGAAACAGGTAGATGGGGTGATATTATTAACAACGAGGTTGGATAATAACGTTATTACCGACATTGCTGACAAATATCCTGTTGTGCTTACATCTGACTTTATTGCAGGTCTCAACGTTCCTACGGTAGCGATTGATAATATTAGTAGTGCACGTAATGCGGTGGAGCATTTACTGCAGCTTGGACATCAACGAGTTGGAATGATTACAGGTCCGTTAGATATTCCGTTAAGTCGGGATCGGTTAAAAGGTTATCGACAGGCGCTTCTTGAGCACGGCATAGGAGTCGATGGGGTTCTTATTCAAGAGGGAGATCATAAGTACGATTCTGGTTATCATCAGATGAATAAGTTTCTTGCACTGGAAAACCCTCCTACAGCTATATTTGCTGCAAATGATAGCATGGCAATGGGGGCTGTTAAAGCGATCAAAACTCACGGGCTTCGAGTACCAGAAGACATTGGAGTTGTTGGTTTTGATAATATCCAGTTCTCAGATATCTTTGAGCCGTCGCTTACGACAGTAGCGCAACCTTTTATGGAAATGGGACAAAGATCTATGGAACTCCTTTTGAAGCAAATTAATGGTGAAACCTTAACGAAAAAGCAGCACGTGCTTGATACCAAACTTATTATCAGAGAGTCATGCGGTTATAAAAAGCAGGTTTAG
- a CDS encoding sugar phosphate isomerase/epimerase family protein — protein sequence MANIPVAVQMYTLREESEKDFIGTLKKISDIGYHGVEFAGYYDMSAKDLKKVMDDLGLMAASSHIPLDKLLEDLSSVIAYQHEIGSTKLVCPFLAPEMRTEEGYSELIRSLNDIGRECSKEGITLCYHNHDFELERLSNGKTALGTILDETNPECVKAEFDIYWLTRAGENPVEWMKRYQDRTPLVHLKDMTTDGEQFFAELGTGGVDLNGVLNQGDVSNVDWWIVEQDKCKRSPLESIEMSMNYFLSKHS from the coding sequence ATGGCAAATATACCTGTTGCAGTACAGATGTATACGTTACGAGAGGAAAGTGAAAAGGACTTTATTGGTACTTTGAAAAAGATTTCGGACATCGGTTACCACGGTGTGGAATTTGCTGGGTATTACGATATGTCTGCAAAGGATTTGAAGAAAGTAATGGATGACCTTGGATTAATGGCAGCTTCTAGCCACATTCCTCTCGATAAACTATTGGAAGATTTAAGTAGTGTGATAGCGTATCAGCATGAAATTGGAAGTACCAAGCTTGTTTGTCCGTTTCTTGCACCTGAAATGCGAACAGAGGAAGGATATTCGGAGCTCATTCGAAGCTTGAATGACATTGGACGAGAGTGCTCGAAAGAAGGGATCACATTATGTTATCACAATCATGATTTTGAATTAGAGAGGCTGTCGAATGGTAAAACTGCGCTTGGGACCATTTTAGATGAAACGAACCCAGAGTGTGTGAAGGCGGAGTTTGATATTTATTGGCTCACTCGGGCTGGGGAAAATCCGGTCGAGTGGATGAAGCGATATCAAGATCGCACGCCTCTTGTTCATTTGAAAGACATGACTACGGATGGGGAGCAATTCTTCGCTGAGCTCGGCACAGGAGGGGTTGACCTTAATGGAGTCCTCAATCAAGGCGATGTGTCTAACGTTGACTGGTGGATTGTTGAACAAGATAAATGTAAGCGCTCTCCTTTGGAAAGTATTGAAATGAGTATGAACTATTTCCTTAGTAAACATTCTTGA
- a CDS encoding extracellular solute-binding protein, giving the protein MKKVTALLSVLVLLLLAACGGNQGASGSSDSGNGDEKVIEVWHIETGEREKLFQEVAKQFEEEHDGVKVKLLQTPNDAYKQKLAVSMSGGNPPDIFQSWGGGWLKHFVDQGNVQDITENIDQDHYLEMALNNGTFDEKVYGVPLGLSLDVIFYNKEIFEKYDLEEPKTYEEFTEVIKTLKKNDVTPLALTNKTKWPGAYYLMNFASRIGGPDLFESAFNREGRGFDDPAYVEAGEYIQDLVKMDAFNAGFNGIPYDEGRGRQLMYSGQAAMMDMTISFLNNVREEAPQFEEKLGFFVFPTISGGEGNETQVGGATGPVWSVAKESKNPDLAAEFIQALTSKETAQKFTDRTGTLSAVKDVVPEDEFVKQFYDVAQNASHIQMPYDQTLPPELAELHKDTTQALFGLSMTPEEAANKMEAKAEELLE; this is encoded by the coding sequence ATGAAGAAAGTAACGGCTTTATTATCGGTTTTAGTGTTGTTGCTGTTAGCGGCATGTGGGGGGAACCAGGGAGCATCTGGAAGTTCTGATTCTGGCAACGGGGATGAGAAGGTAATTGAAGTTTGGCACATTGAAACGGGTGAACGGGAAAAGCTTTTTCAGGAAGTAGCGAAGCAGTTTGAAGAAGAACATGATGGTGTGAAGGTGAAGTTACTCCAAACACCAAACGATGCTTACAAGCAGAAATTAGCTGTCTCGATGTCGGGTGGAAATCCACCAGATATCTTTCAGAGCTGGGGTGGCGGCTGGTTGAAGCATTTCGTTGATCAGGGAAATGTGCAGGATATTACTGAAAATATCGATCAAGATCATTACTTAGAAATGGCATTAAATAACGGGACATTCGATGAAAAGGTGTACGGTGTTCCATTGGGTTTATCGCTCGATGTGATTTTTTACAACAAAGAAATCTTTGAAAAGTATGACCTTGAAGAACCAAAGACGTATGAGGAATTTACTGAAGTGATTAAGACGCTGAAAAAGAATGATGTGACGCCACTTGCGTTAACGAATAAAACGAAATGGCCAGGAGCGTACTATTTAATGAATTTTGCAAGTCGAATTGGTGGACCAGATTTATTCGAGAGCGCATTTAATCGCGAAGGTCGCGGTTTTGATGATCCTGCTTATGTTGAAGCGGGTGAGTATATTCAAGATCTCGTCAAGATGGATGCATTTAATGCTGGATTTAACGGTATTCCTTACGATGAAGGCCGCGGTCGACAGCTCATGTACTCCGGGCAAGCTGCGATGATGGATATGACGATTTCTTTCTTAAATAACGTGAGAGAAGAAGCTCCACAGTTCGAGGAGAAACTTGGTTTCTTCGTATTCCCGACGATTTCAGGTGGGGAAGGAAATGAAACGCAAGTCGGGGGTGCCACTGGACCGGTTTGGTCAGTTGCAAAAGAATCTAAAAATCCTGATTTAGCAGCTGAGTTTATTCAAGCGTTAACGAGTAAAGAAACAGCACAGAAATTCACGGATCGCACGGGAACGCTGTCAGCTGTAAAAGATGTTGTTCCTGAGGATGAATTTGTAAAGCAGTTCTATGATGTAGCTCAGAATGCTTCTCATATTCAAATGCCTTATGACCAGACACTTCCTCCAGAGCTTGCTGAACTTCATAAAGATACGACGCAGGCACTATTCGGTCTATCAATGACGCCAGAAGAAGCAGCTAACAAAATGGAAGCCAAGGCAGAAGAGCTTCTTGAATAA
- a CDS encoding carbohydrate ABC transporter permease, protein METAEVARRSETTRVAHGTKKRNMRKAVTIGLFTAPALIVYLVYVIYPILSTLGYSFYSWDGTNDKTFIGLDNYVQLFNDAVFWTSLTNNAWVVLTSVFVQIPLGMIMALMLFAPIRGIRLFSSVYFLPFLMSTVAIGLLWVYMFDPINGIINQIVNLLGFENVAWLSDENTSLIAILLVVVWQFSPFYMILFKAAMVGIGEELYESAQIDGANSWQKFFHITLPLLMPTIVSSSILAIVGSLKAFDIFYIMTGGGPNHATELMGTYMFKQAFINFNMGYASAIAFLMFLIALVVTVLIQIVDYNRKKKGAF, encoded by the coding sequence ATGGAAACAGCTGAAGTGGCGAGAAGAAGCGAGACGACGAGAGTGGCTCACGGAACGAAGAAGCGCAATATGAGAAAAGCGGTCACGATTGGTTTATTCACAGCGCCAGCCCTTATTGTTTATCTTGTCTATGTGATTTACCCCATTTTATCTACATTAGGTTATAGCTTCTACAGCTGGGATGGAACGAATGACAAAACGTTTATTGGGCTCGATAATTACGTTCAATTATTTAACGATGCCGTCTTTTGGACTTCGCTTACGAACAATGCATGGGTTGTTCTGACGTCTGTCTTTGTGCAAATTCCACTCGGCATGATCATGGCGCTGATGCTGTTTGCGCCTATACGAGGCATTCGCTTGTTTAGTAGCGTTTATTTTCTTCCATTCTTAATGTCTACGGTTGCGATCGGCCTCTTATGGGTGTATATGTTTGACCCAATCAACGGGATTATTAATCAGATTGTGAATTTACTTGGCTTTGAAAATGTAGCATGGCTTAGTGATGAAAACACATCGTTGATTGCAATCTTATTAGTAGTCGTTTGGCAGTTCTCACCTTTTTATATGATCCTATTTAAGGCAGCTATGGTCGGGATAGGAGAGGAACTCTATGAATCTGCCCAAATCGATGGAGCGAATTCTTGGCAGAAGTTCTTCCACATCACGTTACCTTTGCTTATGCCAACCATTGTGAGTTCATCCATTCTAGCCATTGTTGGATCCTTAAAGGCTTTTGATATTTTCTATATTATGACTGGTGGTGGACCGAATCACGCAACAGAACTGATGGGCACTTATATGTTCAAGCAGGCTTTTATTAACTTCAATATGGGCTATGCAAGTGCGATTGCGTTTCTAATGTTTCTAATTGCGCTCGTTGTTACTGTACTTATCCAAATCGTTGATTATAACCGCAAGAAGAAAGGGGCTTTCTAA
- a CDS encoding carbohydrate ABC transporter permease has translation MVQLLRKMPLYLIGLLLLVFTGYPFVYMISTSLKDQSTFFERPFAIFTSIEWGNYADVFQMGLTRYFLNSILVSVVAVVAVMLIAALASYPLSRMNFKFNRGLFLLFISGMMLPIHATLIPIFKLSQNMGLYDSLLALLGPYIAFSLPISIFILTQFMQEIPKSLEEAAKIDGCSHFGIFWRIILPILTPALMTVFIYNFIHLWNEFIFALVLVSSPENMTLPLGLQDFYGEFSVNVPGLMAALTLASLPMLVVYLFSQEKVVKGLTGGAVKG, from the coding sequence ATGGTGCAATTACTCAGGAAGATGCCTTTGTATCTAATCGGATTATTGCTTTTGGTTTTCACAGGTTATCCATTTGTTTATATGATTTCGACCTCATTAAAAGATCAGAGCACTTTTTTTGAAAGACCATTTGCTATTTTTACCTCGATCGAGTGGGGTAACTACGCGGATGTATTCCAGATGGGGCTAACTCGTTATTTTTTAAACAGTATCCTAGTTTCGGTGGTGGCAGTTGTGGCGGTTATGTTAATTGCTGCTCTAGCAAGTTATCCATTAAGTAGAATGAATTTCAAGTTTAACCGTGGTTTGTTTCTTCTTTTCATATCTGGAATGATGCTACCAATTCATGCCACGCTTATCCCAATCTTTAAGCTGTCTCAAAATATGGGTTTGTATGATTCATTGCTAGCTTTACTTGGACCTTATATTGCTTTCAGTTTACCGATTTCGATCTTTATTTTAACGCAATTTATGCAAGAAATTCCGAAGTCATTAGAAGAAGCGGCGAAGATCGATGGTTGTTCTCATTTCGGAATTTTTTGGCGCATTATTCTTCCGATATTAACGCCGGCTCTTATGACCGTTTTTATCTATAATTTTATTCATCTATGGAATGAATTTATTTTTGCACTCGTTCTCGTATCAAGCCCTGAGAACATGACCCTACCATTAGGATTACAAGATTTCTATGGAGAATTTTCAGTAAATGTCCCTGGTTTGATGGCGGCATTAACACTTGCGAGTCTTCCAATGCTCGTTGTGTACTTGTTCTCACAAGAAAAAGTAGTAAAAGGACTAACGGGTGGTGCGGTGAAAGGTTAG